From a single Bacillus pseudomycoides DSM 12442 genomic region:
- the comGB gene encoding competence type IV pilus assembly protein ComGB has protein sequence MFMFERKGWRLHEQVLLLRRLGELLEKGYSLLQALEFLQFQLSSQKQIQLQHIAEELKNGRSIHDAFHQLMFHPDILSYLFYAQRHGDISFALQQGSVLLHRKDKHQKDMMKVLRYPIFLSFFLLGILAVFNFVLLPQFETLYSSLRASSVSFTDHIMLLIRMLPYMIGGFFLCLVLGTCIYVFYIQKLPPVQRMNIMICIPLIKTFLILTNSHYFSVQLSGLLQGGLSVLEALTLMVEQKHHPFFQCEATRIEELLIAGEQLDSIIMKSGYYERELSYVIAHGQANGNLATELGDYSELTIEKMEGKIQRILVIIQPLLFTCIGIIVVLMYLAMIMPMFQMMNSI, from the coding sequence ATGTTTATGTTTGAACGAAAAGGGTGGCGATTACATGAGCAAGTCTTGTTATTAAGAAGACTTGGGGAATTGTTAGAAAAGGGCTATTCACTTTTGCAAGCATTAGAGTTTCTGCAGTTTCAGTTATCTTCTCAAAAACAAATTCAATTGCAACATATTGCAGAAGAATTAAAAAATGGTCGAAGCATTCATGATGCTTTTCACCAACTTATGTTTCATCCAGACATATTAAGTTATTTATTCTATGCACAGCGGCATGGGGATATTTCTTTTGCGTTGCAACAAGGAAGTGTACTACTGCATAGAAAAGATAAACATCAAAAAGATATGATGAAAGTGCTTCGTTACCCGATATTTTTATCTTTTTTTCTATTAGGGATACTTGCTGTATTCAATTTCGTTTTGCTTCCACAATTTGAAACATTATATAGTTCCTTGCGCGCTTCTTCTGTTTCATTTACCGATCATATTATGCTCCTTATTCGAATGCTTCCGTACATGATTGGAGGATTTTTTCTCTGCCTCGTTTTAGGAACATGTATATATGTATTTTATATACAAAAACTTCCCCCAGTTCAAAGAATGAATATTATGATTTGTATTCCTCTTATAAAAACATTTCTTATTTTAACAAATTCTCATTATTTCTCTGTTCAATTAAGCGGCTTATTACAAGGAGGACTATCGGTACTAGAAGCCTTAACGTTAATGGTTGAACAAAAACATCACCCGTTTTTTCAATGTGAAGCCACTCGAATTGAAGAATTATTAATCGCGGGAGAACAGTTGGATTCTATTATTATGAAGAGTGGTTATTACGAGAGGGAACTGTCTTACGTGATTGCGCATGGACAAGCAAACGGAAACTTAGCGACAGAATTAGGAGACTATAGTGAATTAACGATTGAAAAAATGGAAGGAAAGATTCAACGTATTTTAGTCATTATTCAACCACTTTTGTTTACATGTATTGGCATAATTGTTGTTCTTATGTATTTAGCGATGATTATGCCGATGTTTCAAATGATGAATTCTATTTAG
- the comGC gene encoding competence type IV pilus major pilin ComGC: protein MKNEKGFTLLEMLLVMVVISVLLLLIIPNVIKQRSSVQGKGCDAYVKSVEAQVQAYQLEKNKIPTVDELVKEKYITSTTCPKGEPISISSEDGTVSVGKS from the coding sequence ATGAAAAATGAAAAAGGATTTACTCTTTTAGAAATGTTATTAGTGATGGTCGTTATTTCAGTATTACTTTTATTAATTATTCCAAATGTAATTAAACAGCGCTCTTCCGTACAAGGAAAAGGTTGCGATGCATACGTGAAGTCTGTCGAAGCGCAAGTGCAAGCTTATCAATTAGAAAAGAATAAGATACCAACAGTAGATGAATTAGTGAAAGAAAAGTATATTACTTCTACAACGTGTCCAAAAGGGGAACCGATTAGTATTTCAAGTGAGGACGGCACAGTATCTGTTGGTAAATCGTGA
- the comGE gene encoding competence type IV pilus minor pilin ComGE yields MKCQKGSVMLEMLVSLSLLMMAVSLLLPQTLLIMQERKNIQFRYKAHSLLKREAALYMYQNQLKQQKEEAIDGVVYWIHWREEEVCTIWKDTKQRRMEQCRHVKK; encoded by the coding sequence GTGAAGTGTCAAAAAGGGTCGGTTATGCTGGAAATGCTTGTATCGTTAAGTTTATTAATGATGGCTGTGTCGCTATTACTTCCGCAAACACTCCTCATCATGCAAGAAAGAAAAAATATTCAATTTCGGTATAAAGCACATTCATTGTTGAAGAGGGAAGCAGCACTATATATGTATCAAAATCAGCTAAAGCAGCAAAAAGAGGAGGCGATAGATGGCGTTGTGTACTGGATACATTGGCGGGAAGAAGAAGTTTGTACAATTTGGAAAGATACCAAACAAAGAAGGATGGAACAATGTCGTCATGTCAAAAAGTAA
- the comGF gene encoding competence type IV pilus minor pilin ComGF has product MALCTGYIGGKKKFVQFGKIPNKEGWNNVVMSKSKEVEAGFTLLEMMLCLLFLSIFFLLVPRLHSLFIEKPYSKQINSWEWNVFLEQVQLEFRESETGKGVELENKEALILFQMSNGANVTYEMLGNNIVRKVNTLGMEILLQKVNSVSYDLTPYMLIIHVQDISGKMYHGVATRYTPIELKT; this is encoded by the coding sequence ATGGCGTTGTGTACTGGATACATTGGCGGGAAGAAGAAGTTTGTACAATTTGGAAAGATACCAAACAAAGAAGGATGGAACAATGTCGTCATGTCAAAAAGTAAAGAGGTAGAAGCAGGATTTACGTTATTAGAAATGATGTTATGTTTATTGTTTTTATCTATTTTCTTTCTTCTTGTGCCGCGCCTCCATAGTTTATTTATCGAGAAACCATATTCAAAGCAAATAAACAGTTGGGAATGGAATGTGTTCCTGGAACAAGTACAATTAGAGTTTCGAGAGAGTGAAACCGGGAAAGGTGTCGAGTTAGAGAATAAAGAAGCTCTAATACTTTTTCAAATGAGTAACGGTGCGAATGTAACATATGAAATGTTAGGAAATAATATCGTGAGAAAAGTAAATACGTTAGGAATGGAAATTCTATTACAAAAGGTAAATTCGGTTTCTTATGACTTAACACCTTATATGTTAATTATACATGTGCAAGATATAAGCGGCAAAATGTATCACGGTGTAGCAACGCGCTACACACCCATTGAGTTGAAGACATGA
- the comGG gene encoding competence type IV pilus minor pilin ComGG has product MRKQDGFAMPGTLILLFLLFSFFIYEINMLKSDQRFYKEAQQKFLLEEIADQAVSSIKDDLQEKEQNAVFSFRYENGEASGNYVFENEIIFVALQCMTKQNRSYKVNFQYDKINKRVMNWVEER; this is encoded by the coding sequence ATGAGAAAACAAGATGGTTTTGCGATGCCGGGAACGTTAATTCTTCTCTTCTTACTATTTTCATTCTTTATATATGAAATAAATATGTTGAAATCTGATCAAAGATTTTATAAGGAGGCGCAGCAAAAATTTTTGTTAGAAGAGATTGCTGATCAAGCAGTCTCCTCTATAAAGGATGATTTGCAGGAAAAAGAACAAAATGCTGTATTTTCGTTTCGATACGAAAATGGTGAAGCGAGCGGGAATTATGTATTTGAAAATGAAATTATATTTGTCGCATTGCAGTGTATGACGAAACAAAATCGCTCTTATAAAGTGAACTTTCAGTACGATAAAATAAATAAAAGAGTTATGAATTGGGTGGAAGAGAGATGA
- a CDS encoding shikimate kinase has product MKSIYITGFMGAGKTTIGRMLSEQLHIPVVDTDQKIEEKQRKEIRAIFAEEGENAFRQYESEMLRSLLTSNVIITTGGGIVERAENRQWMKENGTVVYLYCDPYVIAERLREDTTRPLFQKENIEAFVEKFENRRAYYEEADIYIDTTNKSVEEIMGELLRKINA; this is encoded by the coding sequence ATGAAATCCATTTACATAACAGGCTTTATGGGAGCCGGAAAAACAACAATTGGGAGGATGCTAAGTGAGCAACTCCATATTCCAGTTGTAGATACAGATCAAAAAATTGAAGAGAAGCAAAGGAAGGAAATTCGTGCTATTTTTGCAGAAGAAGGGGAAAATGCATTTCGTCAATATGAAAGTGAAATGCTGCGTTCGTTATTAACGAGTAATGTAATTATTACAACGGGTGGTGGCATCGTGGAACGCGCAGAGAATCGTCAGTGGATGAAAGAGAATGGAACCGTCGTGTATTTATATTGTGATCCATATGTTATTGCAGAGCGCCTTCGTGAAGATACGACACGTCCATTATTTCAAAAAGAAAATATTGAGGCGTTTGTGGAGAAGTTTGAGAACCGCCGGGCATATTATGAAGAAGCGGATATATATATTGATACGACAAATAAAAGTGTGGAAGAGATTATGGGGGAGCTACTGCGTAAGATTAATGCGTAA
- a CDS encoding YqzE family protein, translated as MSTNDYVRFMTQQFVSYMDAPKEDRKQKKEQRRAEKAPFLNRWFGMMPLSAALFYQNVKKKRKKSS; from the coding sequence ATGTCTACTAATGATTATGTGCGTTTTATGACGCAACAATTTGTATCGTATATGGATGCTCCAAAAGAGGATCGAAAGCAAAAGAAAGAGCAGCGCCGTGCTGAAAAAGCGCCGTTTTTAAATAGATGGTTCGGTATGATGCCGCTTAGCGCTGCTTTGTTTTATCAAAACGTTAAGAAGAAACGAAAAAAATCAAGTTAA
- a CDS encoding YhcN/YlaJ family sporulation lipoprotein, producing the protein MSKKIKIIAASLLVTSALAACGTPKNKSAMDGRNANYNYERTSYYDTQPYRNNVARTDRYTDYVTYRNGNRVTDNVYDRRNDVGYNYYRDVNYHGQMANPYPTRNVTMNNSYINNDGKTAERITNRVKGMNNVDRVSTVVRGNDVVIAVKPRNPVTDEKAMANEIRQAVANEVKNRNVYVTVKNDMFERVDAMNTRLRSGTVTNNLNRDISDLFRDVRAGLTGTVR; encoded by the coding sequence TTGAGTAAAAAAATTAAAATTATTGCCGCTTCTTTGTTAGTTACCAGTGCATTAGCTGCATGTGGTACACCTAAGAATAAAAGTGCGATGGATGGGCGCAATGCGAACTACAATTATGAACGTACATCTTATTATGATACACAACCATACAGAAATAATGTAGCACGTACAGATCGATATACAGATTATGTAACATATCGAAATGGAAATAGAGTTACAGATAATGTATATGATCGTCGTAATGATGTTGGATATAACTACTACCGTGATGTAAATTACCACGGTCAAATGGCAAATCCATATCCAACTCGTAACGTTACAATGAATAATTCATACATTAATAATGATGGTAAAACTGCAGAAAGAATTACAAATCGTGTTAAGGGTATGAATAATGTGGATCGTGTTTCTACAGTTGTGCGTGGAAATGATGTAGTTATTGCAGTGAAACCACGCAATCCAGTGACAGATGAAAAGGCAATGGCAAATGAAATCCGTCAAGCAGTTGCGAATGAAGTGAAAAACCGAAATGTATATGTAACAGTAAAAAATGATATGTTTGAACGTGTAGATGCGATGAATACGCGTCTGCGCAGCGGAACAGTTACAAACAATTTAAATCGTGACATATCAGATTTATTCCGAGACGTTCGTGCTGGTCTTACTGGTACAGTGCGATAA
- a CDS encoding branched-chain amino acid ABC transporter substrate-binding protein gives MKRIKDERLILQNLKNVRIAFLFQSIGIMGILGYIGFNEGIDQITKSPLWLLFILTSILLAYLQMGISIDAEENEKEMKLTLYYKLVLRSAIVGIIFAIIYVIFSPERPLWEGILMGSILFLCFLASYSVGYFIKKKRMQDIDE, from the coding sequence TTGAAAAGAATAAAAGATGAACGTTTAATCCTTCAAAATTTAAAGAACGTTCGAATTGCCTTTCTCTTTCAATCAATTGGTATAATGGGCATCTTAGGGTATATTGGCTTCAATGAAGGTATAGATCAAATTACAAAATCTCCACTATGGTTATTATTCATACTAACAAGTATACTTCTAGCCTATTTACAAATGGGAATCTCTATTGATGCAGAAGAAAATGAAAAAGAAATGAAACTAACGCTTTATTACAAACTTGTTTTACGCTCTGCTATCGTAGGAATCATTTTTGCTATTATTTATGTTATTTTCAGCCCTGAAAGACCGCTATGGGAAGGCATTCTTATGGGAAGTATTCTCTTCTTATGCTTTTTAGCTTCTTATTCTGTTGGTTACTTTATTAAAAAAAAACGTATGCAGGATATTGATGAATGA
- a CDS encoding BofC C-terminal domain-containing protein, giving the protein MKFMMVAVQVVIAMFCLYHESSVIAAASALEVTQKEPQVTILLERMYVDGEVSEEIFTEKVANLEHFLQQYKEWQLVDRDDTQIVLQKKVDDISPLLKTSGYFGVSNEGILQIFNGVPKSDNAIHSFFQIDMKKLESYDRAKLKRGIRIKSKERFVKTIEKMKQYAVQNKKTSS; this is encoded by the coding sequence ATGAAATTCATGATGGTTGCAGTTCAAGTTGTAATCGCTATGTTTTGTTTATATCATGAATCAAGTGTGATAGCTGCGGCTTCTGCATTAGAGGTTACGCAAAAAGAACCTCAAGTTACGATTCTATTAGAGCGTATGTATGTAGATGGAGAGGTAAGTGAGGAAATTTTCACTGAAAAAGTAGCAAATTTAGAACATTTTCTTCAGCAGTATAAAGAATGGCAGCTTGTCGATCGTGATGATACGCAAATTGTACTGCAAAAAAAGGTGGATGATATTTCACCACTACTTAAAACGAGTGGGTATTTTGGTGTTTCCAATGAGGGGATACTGCAAATTTTTAACGGTGTACCAAAAAGTGATAATGCGATTCACTCATTCTTCCAAATTGATATGAAAAAGCTAGAAAGTTATGATCGTGCAAAGCTAAAACGTGGTATTCGTATCAAGTCAAAAGAGCGTTTTGTGAAGACGATTGAGAAAATGAAGCAGTATGCAGTGCAAAATAAGAAAACCAGCAGCTGA
- a CDS encoding iron-hydroxamate ABC transporter substrate-binding protein has product MKRNLSILFTLILVIFTIVGCSSKQEEAQPKEQPKTKVVKHAKGEAKIPTNPKRIVDLSGSSEELLLLGHKPVGTANTYKDKIQDHLQEKLKDVKAVGWYWAPKVDLEAVTALKPDLIILNNRQLKIYDQLAKVAPTVVLETNLENWRDKFKEVGKLFDEEKKADKWIADYDKKADSLSKKIKEKTKDENFMFLAVTPQNFRVYGSFGYGDILFNDLKLPATKGTDLKQTMAQVSLEGLVAFQPDQMFIVNFGGEADKVFDDYKNSAVWKDNKAVKNNHVYEVSNEVFNTKAFNPIGKDMLIDEIAKQILDKNK; this is encoded by the coding sequence GTGAAACGCAATCTATCTATTCTATTTACTCTCATTCTTGTTATTTTTACCATTGTTGGTTGCTCTTCTAAACAAGAAGAAGCACAGCCAAAAGAACAACCGAAAACAAAAGTTGTAAAACATGCAAAAGGTGAAGCTAAAATTCCGACAAACCCAAAAAGAATTGTCGACTTATCTGGATCATCTGAAGAACTATTACTTCTTGGTCATAAACCTGTTGGTACAGCTAACACGTATAAAGATAAAATCCAAGATCATTTGCAAGAAAAGCTGAAAGATGTAAAAGCAGTTGGTTGGTACTGGGCACCTAAAGTTGATTTAGAAGCGGTTACTGCTTTAAAACCAGACTTAATTATTTTAAACAACCGTCAATTGAAAATTTATGATCAATTAGCAAAAGTTGCTCCAACAGTTGTTCTAGAAACAAACTTAGAAAACTGGCGCGACAAATTTAAGGAAGTAGGCAAGCTATTTGACGAAGAGAAAAAAGCAGATAAATGGATTGCAGACTACGATAAAAAAGCAGATTCCTTATCTAAAAAAATTAAAGAGAAAACAAAAGATGAAAACTTTATGTTCCTTGCTGTAACACCGCAAAACTTCCGTGTATATGGTAGCTTCGGATATGGTGATATTCTCTTTAATGACTTAAAACTACCTGCAACGAAAGGAACAGATTTAAAACAGACGATGGCACAAGTATCATTAGAAGGCCTTGTTGCATTCCAGCCTGATCAAATGTTTATCGTAAACTTTGGTGGCGAAGCAGATAAAGTGTTCGATGACTACAAAAATAGTGCTGTTTGGAAAGATAACAAAGCTGTAAAAAATAATCATGTTTACGAAGTAAGCAATGAAGTCTTTAACACAAAAGCATTCAACCCTATCGGCAAAGATATGCTAATTGATGAAATTGCAAAACAAATTTTAGATAAAAACAAATAA